The nucleotide window TCACCGCTCTTTCAATGACGTTTCTCAATTCCCTGACATTTCCCTCCCATGGATACCGGGTAAATATCTGTTTTACCGGTTCGGAAATTTTTTTAGGCGGTTTTTTCATGTCCCGGCAGAATTCATTTAAAAAATAGTCTGCCAGCAGCAGGATATCATCCTTGCGTTCTTTCAGGGGCGGCATATAAAGGGTGATCACATTTAAACGGTAAAAAAGATCCTGCCGGAATTCTCCGTTTTTAATGGCGGTTTCAAGATTTTTGTTGGTGGCGGCAACAATCCTGACATCCACTTTGATATCCCGCCCGCTGCCCAGGCGTTTAAATTGTTTTTTTTCAAGAAACCGTAAGAGTTTTGCCTGGGCTGGCAAGGGCATATCCCCTATTTCATCCAGAAAAACAGTTCCGTTGTCTCCCAGCTCCAATAATCCTTTTTTGTCTTTTTTGGCATCGGTAAACGCGCCTTTTTCATATCCGAACAACTCGCTTTCAATAATGGTTTCAGGAAGGGATGCACAATTGATTTCAATAAAGGGGGCCTTGTTTCTTTTGCTTCTATAATGGATGGCACTGGCCACAAGTTCCTTGCCTGTACCGCTTTGTCCGCGGATTAAAACCGTTGTGTCTCCGGCATGGGACAAAATGTCTATTTGTTTGTACACTTCTTTCATTTCAGGACTCTGCCCCACCAGGTCGCTGAACCTGTAAAATCGTCGCTGCTGGTATTTGAGATATTCATACTCCTTTCGAAAGTTCCGGTCTTCAAGGGCCTGTCCCACCAGCAGCCGTATGTCTTCCAGTTCAAAGGGCTTGTTGATAAAATTAAACGCCCCTCTTTTGACGGCCTGCACCGTTGTCTGGGTGTCCCCGTAGGCCGTCATGATAATGACCGGCACCTCCCGGTTCCAGGCGGAAATTTTTTCCAATACCTGGATGCCGTTCATTCCCGGAAGCCTCAGGTCAAGAAGAACCAGGTGGGGTGAAAATGTTTCCAAAAGCGTTATTGCCTCTTCTCCCGAATCAGCTGTGGCAATTTCATAGCCCTTTCCTTCAAAGGCAATTGCCAGGGACCGGCTTAATACTATTTCATCATCAACAATCAAAATTCGTTCCTGTTCCATGCTACCGATCTCCTGTCTGCTTTTTATCGGATGCCGGCAACAGCAGCCGGACCTGTGTTCCCTGCTGCACCACACTGTCGATAAAGATATATCCTTTGTTTTTTTCCAGTAATTTATGAACAATGGAAAGTCCCAGGCCGGTTCCTTTGGGGGAAGTGGAAAAAAAAGGATCAAAAACCCGTGGCAGAGCTTCCTTTGAAATTCCATGGCCGGTATCTTTGAACCGGATTTCAACAAACCCGGCCCTGTACATTGCAAAATCAGGATCTTTTTGGGTCAGCTTTGTTTTTATTTGTTCTTCGTTCCTGACATTCCCTGCGGTTATAGTCAGCTCTCCCCCTGCTTCCATGGCTGTGAGGCTGTTTAAAATCAGGTTAAGAAAGACCTGGTGCATCTGCTCCTGGTCGGCCATGGCAAAAGAAAGGTCTTTATCATACCTGCAAATCAGGCGGATATCGGATTTTTTGAGCTTTTCCTTGACCATGCCAATGGTTTTTTCCAGGATGTTTTTTACATTTACCGGTGACGGAAGCGGGGGGGATGGACGGGAAAACCGCAATAAATCGGATACGATGGTGTTCAGCCGGTTGATTTCAGACAATACCCCGGAAATCAGGATCTGTTCCGCATCGGTGCGTGCCCTTTCGGCCAGCACCTGGAGACTTGTTTTCATGCCGGCCAGGGGATTTCTTATTTCATGGGCCATGCCGGCGGACAGCTGCCCCAGGGAAGCCAGTTTGTCAACTCGGACCATGAGTTCTTCCATGCGCTTTCTGCGGGTGATGTCACGGATATCCGCGATGGCACCGATCAGTCCGCCTGACTGGTCGGTAAGCTGGGAGGTATTGATCTCCACACAGGAGGCCTTGTCATCGGACCGGGCCAGTTTCAGTTCATGATCCCGTGTATTTTCACCGGATTTCATGGAATGCTTCAAGAGGTCTACAACCTGTTGCACCGGTTCACAGGGCCGGAAACCGTCTGTCCCGGATGTTTCCCTGTGACCATATCCCAGCATGGTTTGTGCACTCTGGTTAATGGAGGAAATTTGGCCTGCCTCATCTACGGTGATGATACCGGAAGACACGTTCCTGAAAATATCTTCCATAAAAGTTTTCAGGTCCACGATCTCTTTCATGTTTTTCTTCAGGGTGGCCACCATCTTGTTGAATTCCCTGGCCACAGCCGAGAGTTCATCATTGGATTTAATTTCAATCCGCTGGTCAAGGTCTCCTTTCCCAATGGCTTCAGCACCTTTGATCAATTGCAGTATGGGACGGGTCAGGCTTTTAATGAACAGGAAGGATACCGGCAGGAAAAGCCCGATTATAATCATGATAAAGGATATGATTTGATTCCTGAATGTGTGGATATCCGCCATTAACTCGGATTTAAAAACCGTCACCCCGATACTCCAGTTCATCAGGGTGCAGGGAAGGTATACAATAAATTTTTCAGCATTGTCATGCGTATAATTTCCGAATCCTTTTTTACCGTCCATCATATTGTTGATATGCGTTTGAAAGCGGTGGTCACTCAAGGCCTGGATATCCGTTTCAGAATCAATCTCCTTGTCCGGATGGTAAATCAGAAATCCGTTTTTGTGTATTAAAAAGGCATACCCTTTTTCCCCGATGCGGAGGCTTGCCACATAATCAACAAACGCGTATTTTTTAAGGTCAAAGGCCAGAACACCAACTATTTTATCCGGATTTTCAAAATCATACACAATTTTTCCCAGCATCACGACCTTTGAAGACCGGTGGTTTGAAAATTGAAGATCTGACAGAAATCTGCCGGTTTCAAGTGTTTTTGCAAACCAGTCGGCTCCGGAAAAATCCGGGAGACTGTCATCCTGGTCTCCGGTAACGGACAAAATGGTTTTTCCCGCCAGATTGACCAGGTAAATGCCATTGTAATTTGGGTTGCTTTGAAAATAATCTGCCAGCAGGCGCTGGGAGGTATCAAGGCGTTGATTGAATTCAAATTGCAGGAATGTCAACTGAATAAAAGGGAACTTTGATAACAGGTCAATGTCTTTTTGGGCAGCATCAAAAAAATGATCCACCTGTTGTGCGGTTTTCTGGGCAACCTTGTCCAGCTGCTGGCGGGTCTGTACCAGGAGTGCATTGGCTGCGCTGTGATAGGAAACAGCTCCGACAACCAGCAGGGGGATTGCCCCCAGTATCATCAGGATACAAATCAGCTTGGTCCGTATGCTGGAAAATAACATGATACCATTCCCCTGCCGGATCAGACAGTCATTTTTTTTTGAATTTTATCAGCGATGTGTTTTATGAATTCTCCCCAGGACCGGAGACGCTTTTCGGGTAGCATTTTTTTAAGCCCAACCACATAAATGGCAGCGGGAATGGTCTTGCTGACATACAGGGGAACGGCTACGGCATGGATACCTTCGGTGTATTCCTCCCTGTCAAAGGCCACGCCCTCTTTTTGAACTTTTTGAATCATTTTTTTAAAATCGACCTTATCCACACAGGAAAAAGGGGTAAAAGCAACCAGATCATTGGTGGCCAGAAGATGATCCAGGTCATGGTCTGTGAGTTGGCAAAGGAGGGCTTTCCCCCCTGCTCCAACGAACAGCGAGTGGCTGTGTCCCACCTCGGTGGATATTTTAAATCCTGTGATGGAATCTGCCTTTTCCACCACAACAGCGTTTAAGGCCGAGCGAACAACCAGAAAAGCGGTCAATCCTGTTTTAAGATTAATTTCTTCCAGATACGGTCGGGCCGTTTGAACCAGGTTGGTCGATTTTCCTGCTGTCTTACTCAATTGATAGAAGTGTGACCCAAGATGAAATTTTCCCTCATCATCACGTTCAAGGATTCCCAGATCCACCAGGGAGTAGACTATATTGAATACCGTACTGCGGTGATATCCCAGGGCGGAAGCAATGGCGCTGATCCCCAGGGATTTCCGAGTCTTTGACAACAGATCAATCAGATCAAAACATTTATATATGGCTGGTACTGCTTTAAATTCTACAGACATGGCTGTTTTTTATCAAAGGCCTTTTCAATTAAAATAAACTTCTATTTTTAAACAGCCACCAATGGTTGTCAAGTGAAATTATAGCAGCCTTGTTTTTTAAAAAATATAATTCAGTGATAGGGTAATATTGGGATCATCCCCGGCAAATATAGCCGGGGATGAGGAAGTCGTTAATATGGTGGGTTATCCTGCTGCCATATCCTGCTCGGTACGGGCGATAATCGTATCCTGGGAGTATCTTGCAAGATCAATGAATTTTGCGCTGTATCCGGCAATTCTTACCAGCGTGTTTGCATATTTTTCAGGTTCTATTTGAGCGGCTTTCATGTCTTCTGTTGAGATGACATTGAACTGGACATGATCAATTCCCAGTGAATGCCATGTTTTCATGTAGGCATGCCAGAGATCAAACCCGGCATCACTGTGCATGAGAATATTTGAAAGACGCTGGTTTAAAAGGACGCCCTTGTGTCTTGAGGCATCAATTCTTGATACGGATTTTAGAACCGCAGTCGGTCCGTTGGTGTCACATCCCATGTAGGGAGAGCAGCCGCCATCATCTAAGGCCTCTCCTGCGTGTCTTCCGTTTGCAGTGGCCGCTGTTTTAGGACCGTTTACAATATATCCGGCAACAGACTGGGCCAGGGGTAAGGGATAGGTGCCTGAATAGGTTGTATTCCGCTTCCACTCATCGGCAATCAGGTTATAATACTTTGTGGCCATTGCATCTGCATAATCATCATCATTGCCGAACTTGGGGGCATTCCAGAAGTCCAGACGCATTTCTTCTTTGCCTTCCCAATTATTTTTCAAGGCATCCATAAGTTCGGCCATGGTATATTTTTTGTCTTCAAACACCAATTTTTTAATGGCTGCAAGGGAATCGATCACCACCACACTGCCGCTGCAGATATTGTGCCATGGATTGGCTACCTCTGCCAGGGCATTAGCATCCATACCTTTTTCAACGCATCCGTCATCAATGCTTGAAATAAAAGGACAGCACAGATGTGTTGATTCTATTATACGACCCACGTCTTTAGAGCGCAGAGTTAATTCGATAGCATACCTCAATTGTAATTTGTATGCATTCCAGACTTCATCAAAACTCGTAAAATTTGCAGCATCACCTGTTTGGGGGCCCAACTGGATATTGGTGAAAAATTCATCAAATCCGTTGGTCAGGGCGATTTCCATGGCTTTGGCCGGATAAACATCTCCGCCGCCCTCGTTTCTTGTTTTCTGCGTCCCTCTGCGGCCCGTTATTCCCGGTGACATACATAAAACAAGAGCCCAGTCCCTGGCAATATTTTCTGGTACATTAAAGTATTTGATCAATTGCTCGGTATTCAGTTCATCATTTTTAATAGAGGGGAACCCGAATCCCTTTTTAATGCAATTGAATACCCTTTTCTTTGTTTCAACATTGCCGGTTTTATTCCACCGGAATCCAATGGAAGGCTCGGTCGTAACAATGCTTTCTGCAGCTTCAAGAATGGCATTGGTGCAGTCGTTGCTGGCATCGGAACCATCCGGATTGATGCCGCCCAAAGTAAAGATAAACAGGTCATTGGAACCGGCAAAAAATTCTCGAAGCTGTCTTCCCTTTGTACTGCCGTGTTCAGACACTTTTAATCTTTCACACTCAAAGAGTTCTACTGCCTCTTCCCTGGTCATGGGTTGGTCTGTTTTATTGATGACGCTTTTTTGAAAATAGGGCCAGAGAAGTTTATCTGCTTTGTGTCCATACCCACTGCTGTATCGTTCCATGGAGTGGCATAACAGAAAGGTAAACCACTTGCTCTGCATGGCATCTTTCAGCCCCCTGGCCGGATTTGCCGGAACATGCCTGCAGATGTCTGAAATTTCAAGCAGCTCTTGTTTTCTTTTTGCATCGGTCAAAAAGTTTTCTGCCATGATCCTGGCCAGCCTGGCATACCTCTGTGCCCAGCCTACAACCGCTTTCATGGCAATGACCATGGCTTCCCATTGGTCAAGTTTGTCCATAAAATGTAGGTTGTCCTGGGCATTCCAGGGAGATTGGCGCATCTTATCGTTGGCGTCGGCAATCTTTTTTTCAACTTCTTCAATTCTTTTGATCAGGCCATCTTCAAGAACAGACTCGTAATTGGGGACAAGACTTGAAAATGCCGTAACAAACAGGGGCGGCTGTACTGTCGTTGCAGAATACATGATGTTGATTTCTTCGGGTGTGAAATATTTTTCCCCCTTTGTTTGAATGGTATAGGGCTTCCAGTATTCAGCGATTTCCCGCATCTCTTCTTTGTACTCGCAATACGGGCTTTCAACCATATCCACGGTGGCAAAATAGGACAGCTCCGGATACATGGGGAAATAATCAGGATGTTCCGTGTTGGCACCCACGATGAGTTCGTCATCTTGAATATGGATGGTAATGTTTTTAAGGATATTTTCAAGCCCTCTGGCCCTCATAATGCAATTGGGCTCACCAACATTCTTTTTATGGGACTGGGTGATCAGTCTGGCCCGTTCAACACCGGCTTTTACCCCGGCGTCAACATATTCGCCTCCTGCTACATGTTTAAAACGGCACCTGTCTTTAAGTCTTGTGGTTCTTTCTGTTGTCGGCATGGTCGTTCCTCCTGTCTGGCATCAAAATTTTTTAATTTAACTTAAACTTGCTGTTTGGATAGAACTCGAGTCAACTGGTCCATGAAAAATCAGTTGGTTCGAGCCCTGAGATGCTCGCAGGCGGTGTTGTCCTTGAATACCGGTCTGGACAACCAGAATTTTCCCTTTGTATCCTCCTGTTGTCTGATGCAATCCCCTTTCTTGGGTTCAAAATCCATATCCCCTTCTGGAATTGGAAAGAAAAAAGCACATTTTTTACATTTTGACATAAGACCCTCCTTGCGTTGAATTGTTCGGTTTTAACCTGATTCTAACTGTTAAATGGTAACAATGTTTTGCAAAGCCCGCTTCGGCGGATTGCAGTTATTTGTCATGTTTCAGTAACGGCTTTTTCGTCATTACTGAAACGTGTCAATCCTTTTGATATTTCAGATACAAATAGCTGTTATTAAAATGTCATCATGGTTGTTTTAATTATTTGGGTGACCACAGCACCATGCGGGGTTTTTTTCCAAGTTCCTTGGCAAGATCGGATAAAGACCCGTAGGTGATCACATTGGCCATGCAGTGCTGGGCACAGGCCGGTTCCAGTCCTTTTTTTGTTCTCGGAGCGCACAACACACACAATTCCGTGGGAAAGGGTAAAAAGTTGAGGTACGCCTTGTCCTTGGGAAGGTTTTGAATGATTTCCAGAACCTGGATGCCGCCCATCCCTGCGGGCCAGTGATGTTCCTGGGAACAGGCCACCTGGCAGGCAAAGCAGCCTGTGCAATATTCATAATCAATCAACAATCCGTTTTCAGGTTTTTTAGCCATTATTCGTCTCCTTTCCGTTTGCCTTGATGATTCGGCAAAGCAGGTGTTTGATGGGGGCTCCCTGGCCGTCTTTGCCCTGATTGCCCATGGGGATGAGTTGATTGACATTGCACTCCCAAACCCCATATAGGCTCGGTTCAGCCGCTTTTTTTTCGGGATACCACCACCCGTGTGCCGCCATCACCATCCAGGGCGGAACAATGGGAGTTACTTTTGCCTTCATTTTGCAGCGGCCCAGCCAGTTCTCCAGCCAGACCCATTCGCCATTACCTATATCATGGGCCGCAGCGGTTTGCGGATGAATTTCAACAACCGGGTCCGGGTCAAGTTGCCGCAGCCACGGGATATTGCGGTGTTCGGAATGAAAATATGCAGGAGAGCGTCTTCCAGTGGATAAAATCAAAGGATATTCCTTAGCCAGATCCGGGCGGCTTACCGGTGTAAAGGGCGGTTCTTCATGGTGGGGCAGGGGATCCAGGCCCCATTCCTCGCGGTAGGTGGAGTATAATTCAAATTTTCCGGTGGGGGTTTTGAATCCGGGTTTGCCGTCGGGCCGCAATTGTCCTTTTTCATGGCGATGGTATGGAGAGCTGGGATGATCTTCCGGCGGAATGGCCCACCCTTTTTTCTGGAGCTGTTCAAAGGTCATGCCCGATGGTTTGAGAATTTCGTCAAACAATTCATTTACCGTATCGTATTTGAAATCCGGATCAAAGCGCCGGGCCAGTTCAAAATTGATCTCCACATCAGGCCGGCACTGGTCTACTTTCATGGCTTTGTTGATGGTCTGCAGCGGCACCCACCAGCTTCTCACCCCGTTTTTTTCCAGAAAGGTGGATGCAGGCAGAAGAATGTCCGCATATTGGGTGGTGGGAGTATGAAACAGATCCACGGCAGCAATAAAATCCAGTTTTTCCAGGGCTTTTTTCCATTTTTTGGGATCCAGTCCAATTCCGTTCAACAGGCCCGCAGTCTGAATCCACATCCCCTTGATGGGGTAGGGCTTGCCTGTAAAAATCTGGTCCAGGGTCATGTCGGTCTGGGCCCGCCAGTGAAAGGTGCGGTAGGGGCCGTATTCTTTTACCCCCACCCGTTTGGCATCCATTTTTTTGTCTTTCAGGCCAATGGGGCCCACAGCGCCTGGAAGGGCATAGGACACAGCATCAAAGGCGAATTTGGCAATCACGTTTCCGCCGGGTATATCCAGGTTACCGGTCAGCGCCCACAGCGATGCAATGGCATGGCAGGTGGGCGTCACCGCAGGTGTCATGTCAATGGGAACCCCCCATTGAATGGCCGCAGGCTTGCTGGTGGCATAAAGCCGGGCGGCTTTTCGGATTTCATCGGCATCCACCCGGGTTATCTCCTGTACCTTGTCCAGGGGATACTTGTTGACTTCTTCTCTATATGCGTCCCAGGCTGTTCGGCAGGTCACACGGGTGCCGTCGGCAAGAATTACGTCCCAAAGCCCTGAAAACGCTGCCTTTACGTTCAAAGTTTTAAACTCAGTTTCGCTGGAGTGCCAGATTACCGGTTCCCCGCTGTTTTCATCCCATACCACGAAATTGTCAGGAGCGCCGGTCTTGTCCAGATGGACCTCCCGCAGAAGTTTCCCCGTATCCATGCGCATGAGATGAGCGCCGTTGGTCCATTTTTCAAGAAAATCATGATCATACAGATCCTCATTGATAATAACATTCAACATTCCCATGGCCAGGGCCGCATCCGTGCCTGGTCTGATCTGAAGCCAGTGCTTGGACCGGGAGGCAAAAAAACTCAGGCGTGGATCTACACAGATGATCTTGGTGCCGCGCTTCATCATGTCGATCACCCAATGGCCGAAAAGGTTATCCGGGCAGGTGGCGGCAATATTATACCCCCAGATGATAATGGTTTCGGGCAGTTTGAATTTTGGATCCTCATAGCGTTTCGGCAGCCATTGGCCGGCATCAAACACGCAGTAACACCCCTGAAAAGTGTTGCAGGCACTTAATCTGGGTCCATAGCAGGCACTTCCGCTGAGAGAAAACATCACGTTGGGGCTGCCAAAGGCATAGGCCAGCATGCAGATCCAGGGGCCGATGTCCCTTCCTGTTCCCATGGAAAAGATAACGCTTTCAGGGCCATACTCTTCCCGAATGTCTTTCATTTTTTTTTCAATATAATCAAGGGCCTCTTCCCAGGAAATTTCTTCCCATTTGCCTTGTCCGCGTTTGCCTACGCGCTTTAACGGCCGGGTGATACGATCTTCATGTTTAACATATTGGGTCATGGCCAGGGCACGGGCGCATAGCCTTCCCTGGTTCCATGGATGATCAGGATCTCCTTCTATTTTTATAAGCTCTCCATCTTTGATGTGGGCGAGTACGCCGCAGCCGCCATGGCATCCAGGTCCGGCAGACCAGGTCGTGGTGCGGACAATATCAATATTTTTTGACCCCATGCTGTTTTTCTCCTTTTTAATCTAAGGGAAATTATTATTGCCTTTGCAGGCCTTTTAACTAATGTGGTCAATATTGATTTTGTGTTTATTGACCACCATAGAGAACACTATGACTCTATAGAGAATATTTTGTCAACCTTTTTTATGTGAAAGTCTTCAAAAATCCAAACAGTGACTTGCAATATTTTTTGTGGGCAAACCAAGCTGAAAGACCAAGTCTGCCCGTGGCAGTTATATAAAAATTTTTAAAAATTCATGCGGAGACTTTCAATATTTGTTGTGGATAAATTTCAAATAAAACATCAGGTTGCACATGAAAATTATTTTAAAAGCTGAATTTCGGTGAAAAAAATATCGTTCTTTTGAACAGGGCGGGGTTTATACCGGAAAGTATTTTTCTAGTCTAAAAAGATCCTTTCCGGTAAATTCGTTTTGTTTAAGGTTTGCTTGTATTCTAAAACCATTATTCCCGTAAGCCTTTGCCGGTAATAACAGACTTGGGAAAGATTGGCACAGGATTTGCTCTATTACAGAAGCAAATGAAAATGAAGCTTCATTGGCAAAAGTGTCTGTATTTTTTAACATCTTTAACACAATAAGGAGAAAGTGAATGGCGTCCAACGTAAATAAAAAGAAAAATACTGTTTTTCTGATTTTGTTTCTTGTTCTCACTGTGTTCTGCTGGTGCCCTATTGGATATGGAAGTTATGGTGA belongs to Desulfobacula toluolica Tol2 and includes:
- a CDS encoding sigma-54-dependent transcriptional regulator codes for the protein MEQERILIVDDEIVLSRSLAIAFEGKGYEIATADSGEEAITLLETFSPHLVLLDLRLPGMNGIQVLEKISAWNREVPVIIMTAYGDTQTTVQAVKRGAFNFINKPFELEDIRLLVGQALEDRNFRKEYEYLKYQQRRFYRFSDLVGQSPEMKEVYKQIDILSHAGDTTVLIRGQSGTGKELVASAIHYRSKRNKAPFIEINCASLPETIIESELFGYEKGAFTDAKKDKKGLLELGDNGTVFLDEIGDMPLPAQAKLLRFLEKKQFKRLGSGRDIKVDVRIVAATNKNLETAIKNGEFRQDLFYRLNVITLYMPPLKERKDDILLLADYFLNEFCRDMKKPPKKISEPVKQIFTRYPWEGNVRELRNVIERAVIFTKGDTIETKVLPPEFKQGTGLHEKPVMEHDSETPAPDPGHDLKTAMDQFENRIIRNALEKAKGNKTETGRILGISRFALNRRMERLNIILPPG
- a CDS encoding PAS domain-containing sensor histidine kinase, whose amino-acid sequence is MLFSSIRTKLICILMILGAIPLLVVGAVSYHSAANALLVQTRQQLDKVAQKTAQQVDHFFDAAQKDIDLLSKFPFIQLTFLQFEFNQRLDTSQRLLADYFQSNPNYNGIYLVNLAGKTILSVTGDQDDSLPDFSGADWFAKTLETGRFLSDLQFSNHRSSKVVMLGKIVYDFENPDKIVGVLAFDLKKYAFVDYVASLRIGEKGYAFLIHKNGFLIYHPDKEIDSETDIQALSDHRFQTHINNMMDGKKGFGNYTHDNAEKFIVYLPCTLMNWSIGVTVFKSELMADIHTFRNQIISFIMIIIGLFLPVSFLFIKSLTRPILQLIKGAEAIGKGDLDQRIEIKSNDELSAVAREFNKMVATLKKNMKEIVDLKTFMEDIFRNVSSGIITVDEAGQISSINQSAQTMLGYGHRETSGTDGFRPCEPVQQVVDLLKHSMKSGENTRDHELKLARSDDKASCVEINTSQLTDQSGGLIGAIADIRDITRRKRMEELMVRVDKLASLGQLSAGMAHEIRNPLAGMKTSLQVLAERARTDAEQILISGVLSEINRLNTIVSDLLRFSRPSPPLPSPVNVKNILEKTIGMVKEKLKKSDIRLICRYDKDLSFAMADQEQMHQVFLNLILNSLTAMEAGGELTITAGNVRNEEQIKTKLTQKDPDFAMYRAGFVEIRFKDTGHGISKEALPRVFDPFFSTSPKGTGLGLSIVHKLLEKNKGYIFIDSVVQQGTQVRLLLPASDKKQTGDR
- a CDS encoding IclR family transcriptional regulator, producing the protein MSVEFKAVPAIYKCFDLIDLLSKTRKSLGISAIASALGYHRSTVFNIVYSLVDLGILERDDEGKFHLGSHFYQLSKTAGKSTNLVQTARPYLEEINLKTGLTAFLVVRSALNAVVVEKADSITGFKISTEVGHSHSLFVGAGGKALLCQLTDHDLDHLLATNDLVAFTPFSCVDKVDFKKMIQKVQKEGVAFDREEYTEGIHAVAVPLYVSKTIPAAIYVVGLKKMLPEKRLRSWGEFIKHIADKIQKKMTV
- a CDS encoding benzylsuccinate synthase subunit alpha; translated protein: MPTTERTTRLKDRCRFKHVAGGEYVDAGVKAGVERARLITQSHKKNVGEPNCIMRARGLENILKNITIHIQDDELIVGANTEHPDYFPMYPELSYFATVDMVESPYCEYKEEMREIAEYWKPYTIQTKGEKYFTPEEINIMYSATTVQPPLFVTAFSSLVPNYESVLEDGLIKRIEEVEKKIADANDKMRQSPWNAQDNLHFMDKLDQWEAMVIAMKAVVGWAQRYARLARIMAENFLTDAKRKQELLEISDICRHVPANPARGLKDAMQSKWFTFLLCHSMERYSSGYGHKADKLLWPYFQKSVINKTDQPMTREEAVELFECERLKVSEHGSTKGRQLREFFAGSNDLFIFTLGGINPDGSDASNDCTNAILEAAESIVTTEPSIGFRWNKTGNVETKKRVFNCIKKGFGFPSIKNDELNTEQLIKYFNVPENIARDWALVLCMSPGITGRRGTQKTRNEGGGDVYPAKAMEIALTNGFDEFFTNIQLGPQTGDAANFTSFDEVWNAYKLQLRYAIELTLRSKDVGRIIESTHLCCPFISSIDDGCVEKGMDANALAEVANPWHNICSGSVVVIDSLAAIKKLVFEDKKYTMAELMDALKNNWEGKEEMRLDFWNAPKFGNDDDYADAMATKYYNLIADEWKRNTTYSGTYPLPLAQSVAGYIVNGPKTAATANGRHAGEALDDGGCSPYMGCDTNGPTAVLKSVSRIDASRHKGVLLNQRLSNILMHSDAGFDLWHAYMKTWHSLGIDHVQFNVISTEDMKAAQIEPEKYANTLVRIAGYSAKFIDLARYSQDTIIARTEQDMAAG
- a CDS encoding benzylsuccinate synthase gamma subunit family protein yields the protein MSKCKKCAFFFPIPEGDMDFEPKKGDCIRQQEDTKGKFWLSRPVFKDNTACEHLRARTN
- a CDS encoding 4Fe-4S dicluster domain-containing protein, which produces MAKKPENGLLIDYEYCTGCFACQVACSQEHHWPAGMGGIQVLEIIQNLPKDKAYLNFLPFPTELCVLCAPRTKKGLEPACAQHCMANVITYGSLSDLAKELGKKPRMVLWSPK
- a CDS encoding molybdopterin-containing oxidoreductase family protein codes for the protein MGSKNIDIVRTTTWSAGPGCHGGCGVLAHIKDGELIKIEGDPDHPWNQGRLCARALAMTQYVKHEDRITRPLKRVGKRGQGKWEEISWEEALDYIEKKMKDIREEYGPESVIFSMGTGRDIGPWICMLAYAFGSPNVMFSLSGSACYGPRLSACNTFQGCYCVFDAGQWLPKRYEDPKFKLPETIIIWGYNIAATCPDNLFGHWVIDMMKRGTKIICVDPRLSFFASRSKHWLQIRPGTDAALAMGMLNVIINEDLYDHDFLEKWTNGAHLMRMDTGKLLREVHLDKTGAPDNFVVWDENSGEPVIWHSSETEFKTLNVKAAFSGLWDVILADGTRVTCRTAWDAYREEVNKYPLDKVQEITRVDADEIRKAARLYATSKPAAIQWGVPIDMTPAVTPTCHAIASLWALTGNLDIPGGNVIAKFAFDAVSYALPGAVGPIGLKDKKMDAKRVGVKEYGPYRTFHWRAQTDMTLDQIFTGKPYPIKGMWIQTAGLLNGIGLDPKKWKKALEKLDFIAAVDLFHTPTTQYADILLPASTFLEKNGVRSWWVPLQTINKAMKVDQCRPDVEINFELARRFDPDFKYDTVNELFDEILKPSGMTFEQLQKKGWAIPPEDHPSSPYHRHEKGQLRPDGKPGFKTPTGKFELYSTYREEWGLDPLPHHEEPPFTPVSRPDLAKEYPLILSTGRRSPAYFHSEHRNIPWLRQLDPDPVVEIHPQTAAAHDIGNGEWVWLENWLGRCKMKAKVTPIVPPWMVMAAHGWWYPEKKAAEPSLYGVWECNVNQLIPMGNQGKDGQGAPIKHLLCRIIKANGKETNNG